The DNA window AAGTTCTAAGATGTTTATGTCCTTGCTTTGAGCTTCCACTTACACTctgcacactttttttttgtctgaccTCTTGGCGCTCCTTTCCTACCTTAAACCACCTGCCTCCCTCCACATCACACTTGCCATTGGCACCAAGTAAGGCAGAAAATCCCCTCTCACTGCCCAAGTCACATTCAGAGACATCTTAATATCCGTTTCTGACCAATAACCAAACTATACTTTCACTAAGTGGCGCTCCCTCCTAACCTTGACTCAGACTATCACCTCGATTCCTTTGTTATTTCCTCTTGTGTttataaagacttgagactgaaAATGCTTCACTGTTCAATCCTGCTATTGAGACATCTTCTCTGCCTGGTGTTCACAGCCCACAACAGATTGATTGATCACGAACAATTCAGATTCACTTCAGTATATGTTAGGGGTGTAATTACACAAAATACTTAAAAGAAACATATTACacttgttacatttttaaatacagtgCATTACGTTATGTTTGTACTCTTTGTTGAAGTGATTTGTTATATTCTTCATTATATTACTTTGATGTTACCTTACACATAGCATGTTATTCCCATTGCATTGGGctatagcagcagaagaccacaaagGGTGCTGACACCTAAAAATACAAAGCTTCAAATCAAATTAAACAGGCTCAGTAAAactggacaaaaacagtgcctgATCTGACAAACTGCTGTCACATTATTCAGGTCtgttagggtcagaatttggggTAAACAATATGAATGGCAGTGTGAGCTACTCCTCAAAGAAGGTGAAGGAGGGTCTGAGATGGAAAACTCCAGCAGGAAGTTGTCAGGCTCTGGAAAGACTGATCTTGAAGTCTGACATTCAGGCAATCACTCCCTGCACTACActagtgtttctctgtgtgctcTTCTCAAGGCTGTTTCTGGATATTCCTGACATGCCTCCTATATTTActctttaaatgaaaaatagacACAAGAATACATAGAGAAAGTCTAACTTCTTTTAACTTTTTATGTGAATAAAAAAGACGTTGtataaacaaaaacagtaatCAAAAACATGGGGACATTAATAACAGATTAAAGTGTCTCTCAGCTGACAACCTTGGATCTTGCTTCACTCCCACCCTCCCACTATGGACATtataaccagagatgggcagtaactgtaatccgattacttttttcaagtaacgagtaaggTAAGgaattactattgcaaaaacggtaattagattaccgttactttcacgcaagcacgctgcgttactgcgttactaaaaccgtgatttttttgcgagaatgtctcatgacaatgatgtaagcgagtgcgacattcgtggcaacagctgtgtgcagatccacaatggataatatatcgagtgcgggagagagtatgagcgtgcagcgtttaaagcgtggaagtactgaccttattttgagtttgattccataaaaagtgacaaaaacattagcgtccgttgtgcgtgggaagaaaacttctttttacagcgaaaaaaaaccctaaacttccaagcaagcacagagtgcgcaacgacgtaatgggaaattcacagagaaactcgcggattcttccgctgaccgctgcggcacacctgcaccagggtaaacctacGCCTACCCTACTTCTGCTTTATAGGTGGAAagtagagcaacaggaccgctagtctgtgactttatttattttctgctgtgttttactatctatttgaaagactgagtgtaaacacaaagaaatattttattttatgtgctggaatgtgcagaaaaaaggtttaagtgttaaacaaatttcttccaggaATTGATAAGACGTTAGGGAGTCCTATTCAGATAAAGATAAAGACTAATACTGTTTATAATTATGCAGGCTGACATGTCACAGGGACTGTTATTGAATATTAAGTTTATTAATACTCATTGTTTGTTCCAGGTTGGATCTCTGTCTTAGCCTTCGAGTTTCACTATGTGGAGGTTCAGCCTGGTGAAGCAGTCACACTGCAGTGCTCCAACCTTAgcatttttgtgtttacttaTCCTGGTTCAGAATGACCAACAGATTCAACGCTAGCTGGATCTCATCAATTATCAGCCCTGAGAGCAATGTGACTTTCTATGAAGGATTTCAAAATGGCAAATTCAACATGACATCCAACATCTCTGTGCTATTTCTTGAGATCAAACAAGTAGATTCAGTTGACTCTgggctgtatttctgtggtgAGCTGAAGAATGAAAAGTTAATAGCAAGCAACTTTTTTATCGGTAGGGTTTATTGTACACAGTCATAATGCACGATGTAtcctgaaacagaaaaagaggaCGTTAAAGAGACcctaaaatagttttttgtatGGGTATTGTGATCTGATTGTGACCTCAGAATTCTTATATCCTTGAAGGAGAAGTTGGCCGTCCGattggggtctggaatgtggggcctccctgttgctgctgagttggGGCAGTCTGATTCTCcccaccccagggaaaagggtaacactacctgggtctgTGCAGTTTTCCCCTCCatgggcaagggtacctagacctggggtatagagtacgcttggggagtgtgattgtgtgtacagtgtctctctatgtctgtctccacgttgggtgagtgctgagtaattgcatatgagagcatgagggtgggaatggatgtctgtatctgtgtgtgcctgtttgtttgtgtctatatgtcaggttgggtatcagacgccacctctctggggacatttCAGGCCCTctaaggtatggaggcctatctccccccaccactccccctgccagtggcagaggccctcagacatcggtacattggtggttctttgtgtccggggatgggcatccaggtacacaccagctcactcctgtggctgcttgtcggggcctggagcctggggctcgctcgggccccttcgggggtggggtgccctcggcctctcagctggctgccggcagagctcaCGGTCGCTGCAACCCCCCTAGCTTCTGCTACGCGGCTGCTGAGCTACCCCTCATCTGGGaatctcctcagctctttctgggacagtggcgcggctgcccctctgttggtctgccttggtttcttgtgttctgggggcctctggatgtctggagcctggatctcctccatacctgcttcatgccctggaggacggggctgtggctccccacaccttCTAGCAGATCAtcacatgaaggaaccttttaaatacaagcgcgtccatgctcacaggtctACACACggctgctcacacacacaaactacaccctttttggctgcCACCTCAAAGCACCTGTCGATCTTacatgctgcacaataatatttaatatttagtatttgcTGTTACAGTATTTCTTATAGTGCAATAACTGGACACATTTCAGCTAATAGTGTCATAGTCCCTGTGGCTCAATAAGGCTACAGGTATTCATGactgtttttcttctcctctctcGCTATCTCTACTGTCTCCTCCtcgcctgggcggagctcactgtgggctTCCGTTTTTGGCCAACACACCTGGAAGCAGGTACTCACCTGTGGCTCGTTATACTGCTAAAAGACGTGGGTGTCATGCTGGGAGGGAGCGCTGTCGCCCAAGAAGGAGACATTATagaccatctctcccttcttTAATCACTGGAAGTGTAAGATCGCTGACCAATAAAATGGATGAGCTCACATCACTAACCTAGTCACAGAGGGAGACCggcaatgtagcatcatgatCCTAACGGAGTCCTGGCTAACACCGCTAACTCCGGACACGAGCATAACACTACCTGGATTCCAGCTGCTCCGGGTGGACTGCACGAGAGAGAGcggtaagaggaaaggagggggactgGCAGTGTTTGTGAATGACAGATGGTGTAAACCCAAGCACATCACTGTGAAAGAACAACTCTGCAGCCATTAGCATGCGTGAGTACTACCTGCCCAGGGAATTCTCGCATGTTATCGCGATGCCCCCCTCGGCCAACGTAgatgcagcctgtgactctctccactctgtggtcagcagactgcCATCCCAATGTCTGAGAGCCCTTCTCCTAATATCAGGGGAGTTTAATCATGCCTCACTGAAttccacactgcccaccttcacccagtatgtgacaTGCCCAaccagagacaataaaacactggacttactgtacgccaatgcagaagaggcatacagttcatcacctctacctcccctgggcagatctgatcacaacctggtgcaccttgtccctgtgtatgagcccttagtgTGCAGGGACCCACCAGACACCCGCACAGTGCAGAGCTGGTTGGAGGAGGGCGACGAGGCTCTTAAAGATTGTTTTGAGTCTACTATGTGGAAGGCGATCTGTGACGACCACggagaggacatcgacagccGGCAGTACGGACTATATTAACTTTTGTGTGGATAACACCACACCcaccaggactgtacggtgtttctctAACAAtaaaccttggattaccccagaaattatagctgtcctcaagcagaagaagaGGGCCGTCAAATCCAGAGACAAGGAGGAgctgaaaagggtgcagagagagctgagaagaatgataaggaatgggaaggacagctacaggcaaaaaatggagaaccagcttcaacaaaacaacgCTGGcaaagtctggagaggcctcagaaccatctcaggccacaaagttcagaactctctgcctgggagggatgagGTGGGTAAATGATCTGAGTCATTTGTTTAACAGATTTGATTCATCCATGAGGCAGTCtccaacatcggctgcagactcacccacccccactgctgctgttccacctctgacacctcagacacttcacacctcctctactCACTCTGCTCACCACTCcacacccccaacaacagcatccaacacacatttaacacaaggctccaggctgtctctctcaaccacccaggttaggagggaactgaggaggattaaagccaggaaggcagcgggcccagatggcatcagctcaagGGTCATCAGGTCCTGCGcagaccaactgtgtggggtgatggagcacctcttcaacctgagcctgaggctgggaagagtcccacagctctggaaaacctcctgtgttgtaccagtgccaaagacttcacaccCCAAGaactcaacagctacaggccggtggctctgacatcccacctgatgaagaccctggagcggctggtcctggctcagcttcggcacCTGGTGAGCTCATccctggacccacttcagtttgcctaccagcctggcattggagcggatgatgccgtcattcacctcctacattgTTCCCTCTCTCACCTGGAGACTGCTgggagcactgtgagaatcatgttctttgatttctccagtgcctctAACACCGTTCTTCCCACAGTCATGAAGGACACGCTGGAGAACtcaggagtggaccatcacctcacaaCATGCatactggactacctcaccggcCGACTACAGTACGTGAGAACTCAGGACTGTGAgactgtggacagctacaggtaccttggtgttcatctgaacaacaaactggactggactcataattcAGACACCCTCTACAGAAAAGGTCAGATCAGGCTGTACCTgttgcggagactcaggtcttttggagtgaagggcagactcctgaagaccttctatgactctgtggtggcctcagccatcttttacagtgtggtctgctggggtggcagcatctctgctggggacaggaagagactgaacaggctgatccgcagggccagctctgttctaagatgccctctggacccagtggaggtgatGAGTGATAAGAGAATGGTGggtaagctgtcatccctgttggacaacatctcccaccccatgcaggagactctgacagcactgagcagctccttcagtggctgcggcacccacggtgtgggacggagagatttcgcaggtctttcctccccactgctgtcagactccacaacaaagactctaactaatcaaacacacatatccacacatgtgcaataacactaagtgcaatactctTTTCTAGCATTGTTGTATtatactcagttgtatatagcattttaattttattttatttaattctattgtatatagtattttattcttatcCTAttccagtctttttctaattcttgctatgtaactttgcactgtccactttctgctgtaacaaaacaaattgttacagtgtgtgtttaatttcCCTCACCATACCCAGCATACCCCGTGGAACCCTTGAACCCCTGAACTCCCTTCACATATAGTCACtcagtgttttttaaataaaccatcTTTGCACTTTTCCTCAAatctgcgcctgagtccgttCAGTCAACCTCGGCAATAAGCCATATCTTGCAAAAAAACAAGGCAAACAGCCAGGACAATATGAAATCCAGATGACTTCCGAGcactaacaaacaaaaagaactcGAATTGCGTCACGGAACGCATCCATGAATGACCCACCCCAAAATGTAGctcataaaaaataatttaacaaaGAATCATGGCCAAAAACTCAATATAATAATCTACAGATATGTGTCGATTCGTAGGGAGCTTGTAGATGCAGGGAAGGTGGACGGACCTGAGCAGCATCCACAGTTACGCCTCGCCGGCTTAAAAGCTGAACTAGATCCTGCAGTGTTGTTGTTGGTATGTGTTTGGCTGGCAGCTGAAAAGTTGCAACTGTGTGTGTGGTAAAAAAGAATGCATGGAAATGTGGATCAATCTGCCGTGTCAGCATTACAGTGTGCGCCCCATCCTGGGTATTATTGTACACAGTTCTAATGTGCAATGTatcctgaaaacagaaaaagaggagGTTAAAGAGACCCCTAAAtagttttttgtctttctatTGTGATCTTGGTCTCAGAATTCTTACATCCTCTAATAtaggtttgtttttgtgtcgaaaagaaagaaagaaacaggtCTCATTAAACTGATCCAATACAGGTTAAAACTGAACTGAGAGGAAAGGTTTACTCATTAAGTATTAAACAGGCAGATGTACATACATACTAATAAGGACTGTGTATACTGTCAGTTATGGTTGATTAGATCGTGGGACGTGTTATGATCACTTTGCAGCTGCTACTTTGTTCAGAGACAGTGGAGACTGAGTTGAGTCTGTTAGAAGAGCTgctcagagttttttttttcatctgtgcTAAGCACACATAGGTCACATGATGCTGGTGGTAAATTACCTTCACATTATTTCACTGCACTCAAGAGTACAGGTCACACCTAACTTCACAAACTCGCTTCACTGCTCTCAGCTAAGGTGACACGTGCACAGCCTTTAGTCTGcaatcttttttttacattttaagatCTGAAATTAGACGTCAAAACCACATCAGGGTAAAGCTTCACAATTAGATACATTTGATCTACTAAACCTCACTTGCATTATCATGGCCAAGCCAGTCATGAACTCTCAAGTCACTGTGCATTTATAGAGCTACTAGTTTAATATATCATAATATATCATTAACTTTAGCATCACTGCAAAGGTAACTCCTAATAAAATACTAAGTTAACTTTTGGATATAAAGGTACTGTCATGAACTGGTGGAAATATGAGAATGGGACCCAAGAGCAGACTCAATACATGAGTTGAAGGTAGGATGGAGGCTTGGCAGGAGCACTGAAAGACTTGGAGGGTCCCTACAAAGCAGGTTGCAAGCAAGAATGAAAGATGAGGAGTGTGACTTTAAGTACACAGAGTGGAGGCTGACTGACTTGAAGTAAGCAGCCAAAAAGAGGATTGAACTGGAGTAATGATGTCAGCATTGAGTTTTACAGTGTGTGAAAGTGAGATACAGAATAGACCAGCAGCCAAACACCGGAAAAGCAAACGAGTGATTACAGAGGTTAGTTATTGAAATTACACTTGGACTTCATGTCTGTAGACAAATGTGAAGTAAACAGTCTGCACCAAAACCAGCAACTGAATAATGACTGTGATAAATATTGAATACTACAGCAAAGAATATTTAATACTGTATAAATTTACTGACATGTCTCTTGTAAACAGCCTTTTGTAAAAACTTTACTTGAAAAATGGTATCAAGCTGGATTTTAATGATACCCAGTTTGTCTTGCTCAGTGTCAGTTTGCACTCGTGCTCCTAAAAGCACCGTCACTGTCAGTCTGACTAAACATGTAAAAGCACAGCCCGCCTCTTTACCTAGAGATCACTTTTACTGAAGCAAAGTTCAGTAGGTAAAATAGTAGTGTTGTGTGTCACAATGATAAACATGAAACTAGTTTTACTCTACACCTTCAGTAAGTACATTTATCAcgttttttacatttacttctATACAGTAATCCAGCAGGACTGAACCTTACGTACATGTCATTAATGCTCGCTGTTTGTTCCAGGTTGGATCTCTGTCTTAGCCTTCGAGTTTCACTCTGTGGAGGTTCAGCCTGGTGAAGAAGTCACGCTGCAGTGCTCCAACCTTAGCAGTTATCCTGTTCACCTATTCTGGTTCAGAAGTACCAACAGACCGAACGCTAGCAGGATCTCATCTATGTACAGCCCTGAGGGCAATGTGACTTTCTATGAAGGATTTCAAAATGGCAAATTTAGCATGACATCCAACATCTCTGTGCTATTTCTTGAGATCAAACAAGTGGATTTATCTGACTCTGGGCTGTATTTCTGTGGCCAGCCCAGTTCTGAAAAGTCCATAGTTTATGGTGCAACAAATTTAAAGGTTCATGgtaagattgtttttattttttctctattGATTCATTTAAGGCAATTAAAACGTGTACTATCTTTATTACCAGTCAAAAAACTACAGATACTCTTATTTATTATTcctgttatttattcttattaagTAATGTAATTTAGTTTTCGTTCTTGTAGAAGGTAGATCACAAAATCCATCCACTATGATCCTGGgcagtttaactgttttccttcTACTGGTCATCACTGGTCTGATTGTCAAGATCAGGAAATTTCATACAGGTATTTATTTGCTTAAACTTAAACTAAACATGAAAAGGTTTTTAGTGAATAACTAACAGATGTAGCTTTTCTATTAAATAGCTCAAGATGATGGACAGAATCCACAACGCAGTGAGGTAATCTGTTTAAACCGTAGATTCAGATCGATTGATTTATATATTGTCTGATTCAATCATTCATCTGTTAACATCCACCAGTCACCAGCAATCAGTCTTGAATTAGGTTTGAGTTATGTTgctgaaaatgtacatttttataaaCTAAGACATCCACACATCAGCCTAGACTCTAGACAGATTGCTTCTGACCTAGTGGATGTTaagagataaataaataatgtgcaAGATTAGTGACTTTGAACATTTTCATTACAGAATGTGGACTCTGGTGCCATGAACTATGCAGCACTGAGTTTCCCTCTGAGAGCAAAAATCAGAAGGTCTGCACCACAGAGAGAGCTGGAGACAAATGTTGTGTACTCTGCTACGAGATAGACTCACAGGAAAAGCAACACAAAAGATCTCTCACACATTTTGTTGTTACTTGATAAAAATAGTGTGACTGATGGTTGATGGGGGACGAGCTAGTGAGGACTTTGATGTATAGCTTAGATTGTCTTGTAGTGAAAGTGAGTGAAGCTCTGCTGTACTGTAATAGTAACACAGATGTAGTTTACCTTGTTTGACATGAAGAGACAGCAGCTGTGGTCTGACAGTCAATGaaaatctcatctcatctctgaGGCTTATTTTACAGACATTGTTGCTGGTAAAAGACCTGCAGCTTTTTACAAGTATGTGAGGCCAGACTCTGCAGCAACCAAACAACCAAAGTCATAATCTAGAAAGCCGATGCAAAGTCTTGCCACTGTGACATCCACCTGTCACAGCTACAGCCTCTTCTCTGGGCAGTTAAAgctctaaataaataaacttgaatcTAGTACATAAATGCATGTATATAATCACACACAAACTCTCATTGAAGCTGAAGCAACAGACTTGCAGGTTGTAATAAAACAGACGTCACCAAAATGTGTTTGAGTTTTTTTCTGGTTTGCTCACAACTTATgtgtaaaactgaactgaactaccAGTCTATCAACAGATATAATATCTTTACTGATGAGTTGTGGCTAATCTTCTGGCTCTTGTAAACTCCATGTAGTTAtttgtgtgttatttttttaatagcttCCGAAAACTGGAATTTTCAGATTAACTTTGCCATCAAAGCTAGCCTTTTTGCCATGAAAGCCTTTTCAATTGAGATGGTATGAGTGTGAGCAGTGAGTCCAGCCTGGGTGATCCAGTCATCCCGGACAACGGTGACATGAGGGCAGGCAGATGAAGCGAGACGGCAAAAAGAGCATGAAACTGTGACTTGGGATGCACATCAATGACCAGCGTCCAGGTAAGTGAGAGTGCATCCAGGTTGGAGAATTGGAGATCCATGAAAAGACTAAAACACAAGGTAAACATAAACTAGAAGATGAAGAgatgatgagatagcctttatttgtcagttgcaggtcttttgcccacaaccgagatgacagaccttgccgatcttacatacaatacacaaacatcacattggggagacaggtcaggccaggtagcgaagaaaaaaacattgaaatgtgtaacacaaaaggataatacaggaatgcacagatatcaacacaccatagcacaataaacacagacagcaacatgggaaagagttccagtgtgtacatctgatctgggaccgctgcaatcttttgactgcgcctccagctgacccgatgtccacatcagaggggaggtaagcgttggagggtgatgcgtcagtgagtgcttatcagtatatgtatgtgtgtgtatgtgtgtgtgtgtccatagttcagctgagacagtgtccttcgccctgccaggctaagtaaacagtcttccagccaacccaggtggccttgcatggaatgggaaggaacagactaaacacagtcgttatcagggtgttttgttcagctccggccttgagcccacagctggcgccgaaggggtagCCGGATTATGATGGTAATTTTTCTTTGCGACGACTCAttagaatttcaaagctgttctttaacactctgacactggtctctcaatctcctgtTGGAGAACCGCGAGCTTCCCagtgatggtatcaaacttgcTGGTGTTTTCATTCTTTTGCCCAAAcagccgattctgagaactcacaactgcagtgagcTGTTCCGCGATGCAATCCAACTTTCGCTCAAGGGTGTTATTTTGAGCAGGCCTAAGTTGAAGCACTAAGGTGGATTAGCAGACAAACTTGCGAAGACACATCTTATTTCACAGTTGTGTGCGCTGGTCTTAAGTGCAGCCACCAGGTGTGGACAACAGGTGAGATGATGAGGGCTCCGCCCAGAGGTGGAGACCACAGCTCTGTGGAGAAAAACTGCCActcacccggaccatgacaatGGTGTCCTGGTCCTAAAAGCACAGATGAGAGTTTAGCCCAACTATAGCTAACTAGGATCTCTTCACCTAACAACATACTTTTCCTCCAAAGAGATGACTTTCCATTTATCTAAAGCCAAACTGGCAAACTGTGATTTGATTGCCAGGCCTCCATCCCTGACTGCTTTCCATTCCACATGGCACTCAATACAATATCGTATCCACTTTGTTGACTCACAAAAGTGTGGGCCCATGTCACTCTTTTCAGGCTGCATCCAGATATGTGTTTGCCTTTGAGCTCAGCATCAAAAACAGCAAAGCAGCATTCCCAGGTCAGTGATTAAAATCAGTGTCAAAGCTGCTGTTCTGCAGCAAAAGCACAGGGTTACAGCAATACTCATTCAAAAAAGGACTTTTTTTACTCCAAGCAAATCTTTTTCCAACCTGTTATGTAAAGCCAAAGagctcaaaaaagaaaacagttcaATAGTTTGTGGATGAAGGAACATGAAAGCAACCATGGTTAAGAACAATTTGAATTGCTTAGTATGAGTACAGCTGTAATGTTTGCCAAAGAGGCACAAAAGTGGCTTAAGACTGTCAAACTTAGTCACAGGGTGAGTCAGATGGTCTGCAAGGGGGAGGAGAGTTGAGTGAGATACATGTGCATATCACACTACAGAAAGATGCAGCACAGTGACAACACGAGGTCATAGAGCTTTAAAGAACAGAGTAAAGACTTTGTAAAAACCAACATAGAAAGTCTGTCTCTTTGCTGATGTGGTGAAATGAGCGATAAAGGATCATTGAAAAAAAGACGAATCAGTAGAACAATGTcagtgttttcctttcttttcttttttctaaagtCATGTAGTCAAGTTTTAGGATAAAATGCACAAACGTGATTTAATTTAACTGTTAATTTTGTTTAACAGTGACTGTAAGAGTGAAATACAAAGGCCGCAGCTTTCTTTCCTGACCATCATGAACGTGCTACAGATTGTGCCCCTCCACCCATCATCTTCTGCCGTGGTGACAAACGGTGCATCAGCTTTTTATCAGAGGTGGCAGTGTAGACACCTGGATAACAGATGCAGTTATCACAGGTCGAGTGCCCTCACCAAGTGAACTCTGCATTTCCTGCTGGCTAATACCAACAGGTTTAGAGATTAGGACTTTTTACACAAAGACCTGATCCAGACTTCCTGTATTGGGGTGCTGGTTCACAGATTGGCACTCTTAAACAGAAAGTTGGCAGAGCGGGTGAAATATGTGCTTTCACTGACACCAAATAAAGTCAATGCTAGAACTATCTGAAATGAAATGTGAAGCCTAAAGTTAAGGTTCACAGGGGTTACTGTTAAAGACAGAGACTTCTTTAATTTAGCCATGTTTAACATTAATTTACTATATTTAATATCAACACTAATGTATACACATTACGAAAATACACTCACTTTCTACTGTGATCCTACAGTTTGTACTAACATTTACAAATTTgagtaacacaatgacaacatttaacaatttgactACAACAACGTGtgttagtaaaaaaaataacaatacttGATTTTGAATATGACATGGTTATTGGTGTCAGACAGACTGATCAATGTATTTCAGTAATCTGCTGATGTTTAACTAAATAACCACGACTTTCAGTCAAGATAGATTCAGTCAGAGGAGAGGTAGAGCGATAAGGAGAGAGACACAGATAGAAAGTAGTGAGCCAACCAGAACTGACAGAAGgactgtaaactgtaaattgaTTCTACCTGCTATGTAAGTTTCTTTATGTATTTAATGTACAACCAGACATGTGGAcatacagtacacacacacattaaactaGTAATGTATTGAATTTGATTGCTTCCCCCATGAAACTGATAATTGGTATTTTTAGGAGCACTTGCACTTTTTTGCTTATTAGTCTAAGCATACAGTCAGCCATTGGTCAAGCAGTAGTGCAAGGAATGATACGGGTTAAAAACCTTTAGTTTAGTTCACACTTTAgttcagtgtgtgaatgtgtgtgtgaatgggtggatgactggttgtg is part of the Maylandia zebra isolate NMK-2024a linkage group LG3, Mzebra_GT3a, whole genome shotgun sequence genome and encodes:
- the LOC101487942 gene encoding uncharacterized protein LOC101487942, giving the protein MPPSANVDAACDSLHSVVSRLPSQLCRDPPDTRTVQSWLEEGDEALKDCFESTMWKAICDDHGEDIDSRHASNTVLPTVMKDTLENSGVDHHLTTCILDYLTGRLQYVRTQDCWISVLAFEFHSVEVQPGEEVTLQCSNLSSYPVHLFWFRSTNRPNASRISSMYSPEGNVTFYEGFQNGKFSMTSNISVLFLEIKQVDLSDSGLYFCGQPSSEKSIVYGATNLKVHEGRSQNPSTMILGSLTVFLLLVITGLIVKIRKFHTAQDDGQNPQRSENVDSGAMNYAALSFPLRAKIRRSAPQRELETNVVYSATR